A DNA window from Arachis duranensis cultivar V14167 chromosome 3, aradu.V14167.gnm2.J7QH, whole genome shotgun sequence contains the following coding sequences:
- the LOC107479040 gene encoding replication protein A 70 kDa DNA-binding subunit D isoform X1, which yields MGENYDYISDINARKFCWNFKVYVIRIWEHPSKFNEKEIGSIEMILQDSKGGRGHASIPKSIVKKWSGVFQVFQMYIIKNFIVVDNKTIKKPTPYRWILTFSHRTEVNHVMNPTFPLDAFVFKTIPELLTAEKIENSELFDMIGEVVGKHDPRELVTSKGKETKRLVVVLQDLEKNRINCTLFGEMVDEILPHLEVGRLEPLIVVIQYFKAIRWNGQTSVQSHFEISKLHINAELKDVVGFRDRLLKGAPSNASRISQMSFQSGWSGMEEITNGSALVKTIEEVLSSKEEGPIWVAGTIVAINCSKNDWYYKACRRCPKKVETPVGNKYECDKCGYTHGTASIRYKVEVMVFDGTGSISLLLWDRETSQLCGKQAEKVLEEDGGREDEYPLTLDNMMDRRLLFKINVKAANISGYDQVFTVMKICDDEEVVDKNLPKNFDGNSSMNMTENGCSNSLDMFGNITDLNTDTDPDAQYTMDIREDSITSLKCKTPAKRVTNGFRSGSSSAIQNEDEGQLSTNKFSRKNAKKQKSIMIDGEN from the exons ATGGGTGAAAATTACGACTATATTTCTGATATCAATGCAAGAAAATTTTGTTGGAACTTTAAAGTATATGTAATCAGAATTTGGGAACATCCGAGTAAGTTCAACGAGAAGGAGATTGGAAGCATAGAGATGATCCTGCAAGATAGTAAG GGTGGAAGGGGCCATGCTTCAATACCCAAGTCTATAGTTAAGAAATGGAGTGGTGTATTTCAGGTGTTTCAGATGTATATTATAAAGAACTTTATAGTGGTGGACaacaaaaccataaaaaaacccaCTCCATATCGCTGGATACTGACTTTTTCACACAGGACGGAGGTCAATCACGTTATGAATCCTACTTTTCCTCTTGACGCATTTGTGTTCAAGACTATACCGGAATTGCTTACGGCCGAGAAGATCGAAAACTCAGAGCTATTTG aCATGATTGGTGAGGTAGTTGGAAAGCATGATCCCAGAGAGTTAGTCACCAGCAAAGGGAAGGAGACCAAACGGTTGGTTGTGGTGTTGCAAGATCTGGA aaaaaataggATTAACTGCACTTTATTTGGTGAAATGGTCGATGAGATACTACCACATCTGGAAGTTGGAAGGCTGGAGCCACTTATTGTAGTTATACAATACTTTAAGGCAATTAGGTGGAATG GACAAACTTCGGTCCAGAGTCATTTTGAGATCTCCAAACTCCACATCAATGCAGAGTTGAAGGATGTTGTTGGATTTAGGGACAG GTTGCTAAAGGGGGCACCATCCAATGCTTCAAGAATAAGTCAAATGTCATTCCAAAGTGGCTGGTCTGGCATGGAAGAGATTACTAATGGGTCTGCATTAGTTAAAACCATTGAAGAGGTCCTGAGTTCCAAAGAG GAGGGTCCTATTTGGGTTGCTGGAACTATTGTGGCCATAAATTGCAGCAAGAATGATTGGTATTACAAGGCCTGCAGAAGATGTCCTAAGAAAGTTGAAACACCAGTTGGTAATAAATACGAATGTGACAAATGCGGCTACACGCATGGAACTGCATCTATAAG ATACAAGGTGGAGGTCATGGTCTTTGATGGAACAGGCAGCATTTCTCTCTTGCTATGGGATAGAGAAACAAGCCAATTATGTGGGAAACAAGCTGAAAAAGTTTTGGAGGAAGAT ggTGGACGTGAGGATGAATACCCCCTTACCCTAGACAACATGATGGATAGGAGACTTTTATTTAAGATAAATGTGAAAGCTGCTAATATCAGTGGCTATGATCAAGTGTTCACTGTGATGAAGATATGTGACGATGAAGAAGTTGTTGACAAAAACCTACCCAAGAATTTTGATGGAAATTCATCAATGAATATGACG GAAAATGGGTGCAGTAACTCACTTGATATGTTTGGGAACATTACTGATCTTAATACTGACACTGACCCTGATGCTCAGTATACTATG GATATTAGAGAAGATTCCATAACCAGTCTCAAGTGTAAAACCCCTGCTAAAAGAGTTACAAATGGCTTTAGATCTGGCTCTAGCAGTGCAATCCAAAATGAAGATGAGGGACAACTCTCAACAAACAAGTTTAGCCGAAAGAATGCCAAGAAGCAAAAATCTATAATGATAGATGGAGAAAATTGA
- the LOC107479040 gene encoding replication protein A 70 kDa DNA-binding subunit B isoform X2 — translation MGENYDYISDINARKFCWNFKVYVIRIWEHPSKFNEKEIGSIEMILQDSKGGRGHASIPKSIVKKWSGVFQVFQMYIIKNFIVVDNKTIKKPTPYRWILTFSHRTEVNHVMNPTFPLDAFVFKTIPELLTAEKIENSELFDMIGEVVGKHDPRELVTSKGKETKRLVVVLQDLEKNRINCTLFGEMVDEILPHLEVGRLEPLIVVIQYFKAIRWNGQTSVQSHFEISKLHINAELKDVVGFRDRLLKGAPSNASRISQMSFQSGWSGMEEITNGSALVKTIEEVLSSKEEGPIWVAGTIVAINCSKNDWYYKACRRCPKKVETPVGNKYECDKCGYTHGTASIRYKVEVMVFDGTGSISLLLWDRETSQLCGKQAEKVLEEDICDDEEVVDKNLPKNFDGNSSMNMTENGCSNSLDMFGNITDLNTDTDPDAQYTMDIREDSITSLKCKTPAKRVTNGFRSGSSSAIQNEDEGQLSTNKFSRKNAKKQKSIMIDGEN, via the exons ATGGGTGAAAATTACGACTATATTTCTGATATCAATGCAAGAAAATTTTGTTGGAACTTTAAAGTATATGTAATCAGAATTTGGGAACATCCGAGTAAGTTCAACGAGAAGGAGATTGGAAGCATAGAGATGATCCTGCAAGATAGTAAG GGTGGAAGGGGCCATGCTTCAATACCCAAGTCTATAGTTAAGAAATGGAGTGGTGTATTTCAGGTGTTTCAGATGTATATTATAAAGAACTTTATAGTGGTGGACaacaaaaccataaaaaaacccaCTCCATATCGCTGGATACTGACTTTTTCACACAGGACGGAGGTCAATCACGTTATGAATCCTACTTTTCCTCTTGACGCATTTGTGTTCAAGACTATACCGGAATTGCTTACGGCCGAGAAGATCGAAAACTCAGAGCTATTTG aCATGATTGGTGAGGTAGTTGGAAAGCATGATCCCAGAGAGTTAGTCACCAGCAAAGGGAAGGAGACCAAACGGTTGGTTGTGGTGTTGCAAGATCTGGA aaaaaataggATTAACTGCACTTTATTTGGTGAAATGGTCGATGAGATACTACCACATCTGGAAGTTGGAAGGCTGGAGCCACTTATTGTAGTTATACAATACTTTAAGGCAATTAGGTGGAATG GACAAACTTCGGTCCAGAGTCATTTTGAGATCTCCAAACTCCACATCAATGCAGAGTTGAAGGATGTTGTTGGATTTAGGGACAG GTTGCTAAAGGGGGCACCATCCAATGCTTCAAGAATAAGTCAAATGTCATTCCAAAGTGGCTGGTCTGGCATGGAAGAGATTACTAATGGGTCTGCATTAGTTAAAACCATTGAAGAGGTCCTGAGTTCCAAAGAG GAGGGTCCTATTTGGGTTGCTGGAACTATTGTGGCCATAAATTGCAGCAAGAATGATTGGTATTACAAGGCCTGCAGAAGATGTCCTAAGAAAGTTGAAACACCAGTTGGTAATAAATACGAATGTGACAAATGCGGCTACACGCATGGAACTGCATCTATAAG ATACAAGGTGGAGGTCATGGTCTTTGATGGAACAGGCAGCATTTCTCTCTTGCTATGGGATAGAGAAACAAGCCAATTATGTGGGAAACAAGCTGAAAAAGTTTTGGAGGAAGAT ATATGTGACGATGAAGAAGTTGTTGACAAAAACCTACCCAAGAATTTTGATGGAAATTCATCAATGAATATGACG GAAAATGGGTGCAGTAACTCACTTGATATGTTTGGGAACATTACTGATCTTAATACTGACACTGACCCTGATGCTCAGTATACTATG GATATTAGAGAAGATTCCATAACCAGTCTCAAGTGTAAAACCCCTGCTAAAAGAGTTACAAATGGCTTTAGATCTGGCTCTAGCAGTGCAATCCAAAATGAAGATGAGGGACAACTCTCAACAAACAAGTTTAGCCGAAAGAATGCCAAGAAGCAAAAATCTATAATGATAGATGGAGAAAATTGA
- the LOC107478984 gene encoding elongator complex protein 3 has product MGAAETELLTAAEQPRKAPRPGKGGYSGHGLSEEEARVRAISEIVSSMVELSRKGQNVDLNALKSSACRKYGLARAPKLVEMIAALPDSERDALLPKLRAKPVRTASGIAVVAVMSKPHRCPHIATTGNICVYCPGGPDSDFEYSTQSYTGYEPTSMRAIRARYNPYVQARSRIDQLKRLGHSVDKVEFILMGGTFMXXYFIRNLHDALSGHTSANVEEAVAYSEHSATKCIGMTIETRPDYCLGPHLRQMLSYGCTRLEIGVQSTYEDVARDTNRGHTVAAVADCFSLAKDAGFKVVAHMMPDLPNVGVERDMESFREFFESPSFRADGLKIYPTLVIRGTGLYELWKTGRYRNYPPEQLVDIIARILAMVPPWTRVYRVQRDIPMPLVTSGVEKGNLRELALARMEDLGLKCRDVRTREAGIQDIHHQISPSNFIAGILTSYTTHSSLLYSLKQDILVGLLRLRKCGRNVTCPELMGKCSIVRELHVYGTAVPVHGRDADKLQHQGYGTLLMEEAERIALREHRSTKIAVISGVGTRHYYRKLGYELEGPYMVKYLV; this is encoded by the exons ATGGGGGCGGCGGAGACGGAGTTGTTAACGGCGGCGGAGCAGCCACGAAAGGCACCGCGGCCAGGTAAAGGAGGATACTCAGGTCACGGCCTGAGCGAAGAAGAAGCGCGCGTGCGCGCAATCTCTGAGATCGTGAGTTCCATGGTTGAGCTCTCGCGTAAGGGACAGAACGTCGACCTCAACGCGCTCAAGTCTAGCGCGTGTCGCAAGTATGGCCTCGCACGCGCTCCGAAGCTCGTGGAGATGATTGCTGCACTCCCTGACTCCGAGCGCGATGCGCTCCTCCCTAAGCTTAGGGCGAAACCGGTTCGAACCGCCTCTGGAATCGCGGTGGTGGCGGTTATGTCGAAGCCGCATCGGTGCCCGCACATCGCGACCACCGGAAACATATGCGTTTACTGTCCCGGAGGACCTGACTCGGATTTTGAGTACAGTACTCAGTCTTACACTGGTTATGAACCGACTAGTATGCGTGCAATTCGAGCGAG GTATAACCCATATGTCCAAGCAAGAAGCAGGATAGATCAGCTTAAGCGTTTGGGTCACAGTGtagacaag GTTGAGTTCATTTTAATGGGTGGTACTTTCATGTNNNNNTACTTCATAAGGAATCTTCATGATGCTTTGTCTGGACATACTTCTGCCAATGTAGAAGAAGCGGTTGCATACTCTGAGCACAGTGCAACTAAGTGTATCGGCATGACAATTGAGAC AAGGCCAGATTATTGTCTTGGGCCTCACTTGCGGCAAATGCTTTCCTATGGTTGTACACGGTTGGAAATTGGAGTCCAAAGCACCTATGAGGATGTTGCTCGAGACACTAACAGAGGGCATACAGTAGCTGCTGTGGCTGATTGTTTTTCCTTGGCAAAAGATGCTGGTTTCAAG GTTGTTGCTCACATGATGCCTGATCTTCCTAATGTTGGTGTTGAAAGGGACATGGAAAGTTTCCGGGAGTTTTTTGAGAGCCCCTCATTTAGAGCAGATGGGCTTAAAATATATCCTACACTTGTAATACGTGGAACTGGACTTTATGAGCTCTGGAAAACTGGGAG GTATAGAAATTATCCACCTGAGCAACTTGTGGATATCATAGCTAGGATTCTTGCTATGGTGCCACCTTGGACACGTGTTTATAGAGTTCAACGGGATATTCCCATGCCTCTGGTTACATCTGGGGTTGAGAAAGGAAATCTGAGAGAGCTAGCATTAGCTCGAATGGAAGACCTGGGATTGAAATGTCGTGACGTTCGGACCAGAGAAGCTGGAATCCAG GATATTCaccaccaaattagtccctctAATTTTATTGCTGGCATCCTTACGTCATACACCACACATTCGAGT CTTTTGTACTCTCTGAAACAGGATATCCTTGTTGGTCTTCTACGACTGCGAAAATGTGGCCGAAACGTTACTTGCCCAGAGCTAATGGGCAAGTGTTCTATTGTTCGTGAACTTCATGTTTATGGAACTGCTGTACCAGTTCATGGGAGGGATGCTGACAAGCTACAACACCAG GGTTATGGTACGCTTCTAATGGAGGAGGCAGAGCGTATTGCTTTAAGAGAACACCGATCAACAAAAATAGCTGTAATTTCAGGGGTTGGCACCCGCCATTATTACAGGAAACTGGGATATGAGCTTGAAGGGCCTTACATGGTTAAATATCTAGTATAA
- the LOC107478863 gene encoding uncharacterized protein LOC107478863, which yields MLKSTFTPIFWALVPKPMSPKLSPNVIINTFANSTSLVRQNVSLKQHQCITPSSAYIHLPFCRKRCHYCDFPIVALGSASAQIDDDPRVVNYIQWLCREISATQVELDAKAPLETVYFGGGTPSLVPPRLVSLVLEALKMKFGLSEDAEISMEMDPGTFNAKTMKEVMLLGVNRVSLGVQAFQEKLLKSCGRAHGVQEVHEAIDIVKLCGVENWSIDLIASLPHQTSDMWKESLRLTIEAEPTHVSVYDLQIEQGTKFGNLYTSGEFPLPSETQSADFYKMASRMLCDANYNHYEISSYGKSGYECKHNFTYWKNKPFYAFGLGSASYIGGLRFSRPKKVNDYMKFVENLENGLVNSSGDGQIHAKDTATDIVMLSLRTARGLDMKCFEESFGSSIVSSLIEAYIPYVESGHVVCLDEERRTMGIAELNNSLLHKTNTERKLAYIRLSDPEGFLLSNELISLAFGVIDNCMDCLQHLEVV from the exons ATGCTCAAATCAACATTCACTCCCATTTTCTGGGCACTTGTCCCAAAACCCATGTCTCCAAAGCTATCACCCAACGTAATCATCAACACCTTCGCAAACAGCACTTCACTTGTTCGACAAAATGTCTCACTCAAACAACACCAATGCATCACCCCTTCATCAGCATACATTCACCTCCCCTTCTGCAGAAAACGTTGCCACTACTGTGACTTCCCCATTGTTGCTCTTGGTTCCGCCTCGGCCCAAATAGACGACGACCCGCGAGTGGTAAACTACATACAATGGCTCTGCAGAGAAATCAGTGCAACACAAGTGGAACTTGATGCCAAGGCACCCCTTGAAACAGTTTACTTTGGTGGTGGAACACCCTCCCTCGTGCCTCCAAGGTTGGTTTCTTTGGTCCTGGAGGCCTTAAAAATGAAGTTTGGGTTGAGTGAGGATGCAGAGATATCGATGGAAATGGATCCAGGGACTTTCAATGCTAAGACGATGAAGGAGGTGATGTTGTTGGGAGTGAATAGGGTGTCTTTGGGAGTTCAAGCATTTCAGGAGAAGCTATTGAAGTCTTGTGGGAGGGCTCATGGTGTGCAAGAGGTTCATGAGGCTATTGATATTGTAAAATTATGTGGGGTTGAGAATTGGAGCATTGATCTTATAGCTTCTCTGCCTCATCAGACCAGTGATATGTGGAAGGAAAGTCTAAGGCTCACAATTGAGGCAGAACCAACTCATGTTTCTGTATATGATTTGCAAATTGAGCAGGGGACAAAATTTGGAAACTT GTACACATCGGGAGAATTCCCTTTGCCTTCCGAGACACAATCTGCTGATTTCTATAAGATGGCTTCAAGGATGCTTTGTGATGCCAATTATAAccattatgaaatcagcagctATGGTAAGAGTGGATATGAGTGCAAGCACAACTTTACCTATTGGAAGAACAAACCTTTCTATGCCTTTGGCCTAGGCTCTGCTAGTTATATTGGTGGGTTGAGGTTTTCAAGACCAAAGAAGGTGAACGATTACATGAAGTTTGTGGAAAATTTGGAAAATGGATTAGTGAATAGCTCCGGCGATGGCCAGATTCATGCTAAGGACACGGCCACAGATATCGTGATGCTGTCCCTAAGAACTGCAAGAGGCCTAGACATGAAGTGCTTTGAAGAATCATTTGGGAGCTCTATTGTTTCATCACTGATTGAGGCCTATATACCTTATGTTGAGAGTGGACATGtagtttgtttggatgaagagagAAGAACAATGGGGATAGCTGAGCTCAACAATTCTTTACTGCATAAAACAAATACAGAAAGGAAGCTGGcttatataaggctaagtgaccCAGAAGGTTTCCTCTTATCAAATGAGTTAATATCCCTTGCATTTGGGGTTATTGACAATTGCATGGATTGCCTTCAGCACTTGGAGGTTGTTTGA